The Coffea arabica cultivar ET-39 chromosome 1e, Coffea Arabica ET-39 HiFi, whole genome shotgun sequence genome has a window encoding:
- the LOC113694555 gene encoding ankyrin repeat-containing protein BDA1-like, with protein sequence MERKLTEAAQSGDINILYELLRLDPALLDKFDKPSFMDTPLHTAAAVGSTASTHFALEVLSLKPSFGVKLNPDGYTPLDLALQNRRFQTIKRLIQQDPELIRGKGRESDMPKSIQDLTIRGETAVHIAVRNMNVRALQVLLGWLQRTNNEQILNRKDDNGDTVLHVAASKNQLEIKTPSFFG encoded by the exons ATGGAGCGGAAATTGACCGAGGCTGCACAATCAGGAGACATAAACATCTTGTATGAATTACTTCGGCTGGATCCAGCTCTCTTGGATAAATTTGATAAGCCATCATTCATGGATACACCTTTACACACAGCAGCAGCTGTCGGCTCTACAGCCTCTACCCACTTCGCCCTTGAAGTCCTAAGCTTAAAGCCCTCATTCGGCGTGAAGCTCAACCCCGATGGCTATACTCCACTGGACTTGGCGCTACAGAACCGAAGATTCCAAACAATTAAACGGCTCATACAGCAAGATCCTGAGCTCATTCGTGGCAAAGGAAGAGAGAG TGACATGCCAAAATCCATTCAAGATTTGACAATTCGAGGAGAAACGGCTGTTCATATTGCTGTGAGAAATATGAATGTCAGAGCTTTACAGGTGCTGTTAGGTTGGCTTCAGAGGACAAACAATGAACAGATTTTGAACAGGAAAGACGATAATGGAGATACAGTCTTGCATGTTGCGGCCTCTAAAAACCAACTGGAG ATCAAAACTCCATCTTTTTTCGGATGA